From a single Phorcysia thermohydrogeniphila genomic region:
- a CDS encoding phosphatidylglycerophosphatase A family protein: MRKLLEFIATGFYSGKLPKMPGTWGSILAAVLLFFFWPESLWFQLGVIAVTFVLSVVSADFLSKELGSKDPDCVVIDEILGMELALLGLSAQGNLKLVFLGLLLFRIIDIMKPPPIPWFERFPGGWGITIDDALAGVITNMILRMLGGLL; the protein is encoded by the coding sequence ATGAGAAAGCTCTTAGAATTCATAGCTACTGGGTTTTATAGTGGCAAACTGCCAAAAATGCCGGGCACTTGGGGTTCAATACTTGCTGCTGTACTCCTTTTCTTCTTCTGGCCTGAAAGTTTATGGTTTCAGCTCGGCGTTATAGCTGTAACGTTTGTTTTGAGCGTGGTATCAGCGGACTTCCTTTCAAAGGAGTTAGGAAGTAAGGACCCTGACTGTGTGGTTATTGACGAGATACTGGGAATGGAACTTGCCCTTTTAGGACTTTCTGCTCAAGGAAATTTAAAGCTTGTTTTCTTAGGCCTGCTTTTATTTAGGATTATTGATATAATGAAACCCCCGCCTATTCCATGGTTTGAAAGATTCCCCGGCGGCTGGGGAATAACAATTGATGATGCCTTAGCAGGCGTCATAACAAACATGATTCTCAGAATGCTTGGAGGTTTGCTTTAA
- a CDS encoding bifunctional folylpolyglutamate synthase/dihydrofolate synthase — MTLFEEFYKSKEFNWKPGLERIEKAVKESNFKIFPSIIVAGTNGKGSTSHMIAEILRQNGLKVGLFTSPHLLRFNERIKVDMKEVDTETLDSSFKEIIPLVEEYQLTYFEASFLLSLKVFHDAKVDAAVFEVGLGGRLDATNALFHELAVITRVGLDHTDYLGNTLAEIAREKVAVIKGGIPAVISDNPPVVRELAEERTKELFAYGIDFKAEEIKVSPSGTQFLYNGKVIRTSLIGKHQAVNCATALTATKLFIERNFKKEFLLPETVNVRLPGRLEVIRNSPLIIFDVAHNVNALTELFKTLNTLGIRADVVFSSLKDKNVEENLRVVADYLRTSGGELYLIEIKNERGTPLRELLTASQKLGIKAKVLEKIYPEDFKKDTVITGSFYIAELIDGYRGV; from the coding sequence ATGACGTTATTTGAAGAGTTCTACAAGAGCAAGGAATTCAACTGGAAACCGGGACTTGAAAGGATAGAGAAAGCAGTAAAGGAGAGCAATTTTAAAATTTTCCCCTCCATAATCGTTGCCGGAACTAACGGGAAAGGTTCAACGTCCCACATGATAGCTGAAATTCTCAGGCAAAATGGTTTAAAAGTAGGCCTTTTCACCTCCCCCCACCTTTTAAGGTTTAACGAACGAATAAAAGTTGACATGAAGGAAGTTGATACAGAAACCCTTGATAGCTCTTTTAAGGAAATTATCCCGCTCGTTGAAGAATATCAACTAACGTACTTTGAGGCCTCCTTTCTCCTCTCCCTTAAGGTCTTTCACGATGCAAAAGTAGACGCAGCAGTCTTTGAAGTAGGACTTGGAGGAAGACTTGACGCTACCAACGCCCTTTTCCACGAGCTTGCCGTTATAACACGGGTAGGCCTTGACCATACGGACTACTTAGGAAACACGCTCGCAGAGATAGCAAGGGAAAAGGTTGCCGTTATAAAGGGGGGAATTCCAGCTGTTATATCTGATAACCCTCCCGTAGTTAGAGAGCTTGCAGAGGAGAGAACAAAGGAACTTTTTGCCTACGGAATAGACTTTAAGGCAGAAGAAATAAAGGTCTCTCCATCTGGCACTCAGTTTCTCTACAATGGAAAGGTTATAAGAACTTCCCTAATCGGAAAACATCAGGCCGTTAACTGCGCTACCGCTCTAACTGCCACTAAACTCTTTATTGAAAGGAACTTTAAAAAAGAATTCCTCCTACCCGAAACTGTAAACGTTCGTCTCCCCGGAAGGCTTGAAGTTATAAGAAATTCTCCCCTCATTATCTTTGACGTCGCCCACAACGTGAACGCCCTTACAGAGCTCTTTAAAACCTTAAATACTCTCGGCATCAGGGCAGACGTTGTCTTTTCAAGCCTTAAAGACAAAAATGTAGAAGAAAACCTAAGGGTAGTTGCAGACTACCTAAGAACTTCTGGTGGAGAGCTCTACCTGATTGAGATTAAAAACGAAAGGGGCACTCCCCTAAGGGAGCTCCTTACAGCTTCCCAAAAACTCGGAATAAAGGCAAAGGTATTAGAGAAAATCTACCCAGAAGACTTTAAGAAAGATACAGTAATAACTGGCTCATTCTACATAGCGGAGTTAATAGATGGTTACCGTGGAGTTTAG
- the truD gene encoding tRNA pseudouridine(13) synthase TruD, giving the protein MVTVEFSWKRETPEDFIVKEVAEYPLIPKGEHYLYILVKRNLTTKELARALGFSYAGMKDKLALTSQFVSFDRFLGELEKGKVDDESWYILKFIGRTQRKLKIGQLKGNRFAVNLRNFEREERDWFINYYDVQRVKNNSQRGKELLKKLFEKPKRKLKWSENFYIDAYLSYLWNKSLEKFLMERTKGHFICEKEELFFIPEKGFNYTTLPKFWTILGYKKKLLDSESYYREVLKEEGFEFEEFLELLRKLRIKGDYRMTYVKVKELKEIGSYLFFFLPKGSYATMFLKHVQRV; this is encoded by the coding sequence ATGGTTACCGTGGAGTTTAGCTGGAAGAGGGAAACACCCGAAGACTTCATCGTAAAAGAGGTTGCAGAGTACCCCTTAATCCCAAAAGGCGAGCACTACCTTTACATCCTTGTAAAGAGAAACCTTACAACGAAGGAACTTGCGAGAGCTCTCGGCTTTTCCTACGCTGGAATGAAGGACAAGCTTGCCCTCACCTCTCAGTTCGTTTCCTTTGACAGGTTCTTGGGAGAGCTTGAAAAGGGCAAAGTTGACGATGAATCTTGGTACATACTGAAGTTCATAGGAAGAACCCAGAGGAAGCTAAAAATCGGACAGCTCAAAGGGAACAGGTTTGCCGTAAACCTGAGAAACTTTGAAAGGGAAGAAAGGGACTGGTTTATAAACTACTACGACGTCCAGAGAGTAAAGAACAACAGCCAAAGGGGGAAGGAACTCCTTAAGAAACTCTTTGAAAAACCAAAAAGGAAGTTAAAGTGGAGCGAAAACTTCTACATTGACGCGTACCTTTCCTACCTTTGGAACAAAAGCCTTGAAAAATTCTTAATGGAAAGAACAAAGGGACACTTCATCTGCGAGAAGGAAGAGCTCTTCTTCATTCCAGAGAAAGGTTTTAACTACACCACATTACCTAAGTTCTGGACGATTCTTGGCTACAAGAAAAAACTCCTTGACTCAGAAAGCTACTACAGGGAAGTACTTAAAGAAGAGGGTTTTGAGTTTGAGGAGTTTTTGGAGCTCCTAAGGAAGCTCAGGATAAAGGGCGATTACAGAATGACTTACGTGAAAGTAAAGGAACTAAAGGAGATAGGCAGTTACCTTTTCTTTTTCCTCCCTAAGGGGAGTTATGCTACTATGTTTTTAAAACACGTTCAGAGGGTTTAA
- a CDS encoding radical SAM protein has protein sequence MEKLKSFLSPCKLCPRNCKVLRDRGETGFCGVTDKPMVSSFGPHFGEEPVLVGYGGSGTIFFTGCNLGCVFCQNYDISHELKGEYITVSQLAEIMLYLQERGCHNINLVTPTHQVPQIFEAVEEAKRRGLKLPIVYNCGGYESVEVLKELEGLVDIYMPDVKTFSREFATKYLKAPDYPEVVKEAVTEMHRQVGHLEINEFGIAVKGLMVRHLVMPGWTEDSKEILSWITENLGRETYVNVMDQYFPYYKACDYEELCRRITKEEFEEVYNFAKSLGLRLAV, from the coding sequence ATGGAAAAACTAAAAAGTTTCCTTTCACCCTGTAAACTCTGTCCACGAAACTGTAAAGTCCTGAGAGACAGGGGAGAAACGGGCTTCTGTGGGGTTACAGATAAGCCTATGGTCTCTTCCTTTGGCCCTCACTTTGGAGAAGAGCCCGTCCTTGTAGGTTACGGCGGAAGTGGAACGATATTCTTTACAGGGTGCAACTTGGGGTGCGTCTTCTGCCAGAACTACGACATCTCCCACGAGCTTAAAGGAGAGTACATTACCGTATCCCAGCTTGCCGAAATAATGCTCTACCTTCAGGAAAGGGGCTGTCACAACATTAACCTCGTTACTCCAACTCACCAAGTCCCCCAAATTTTTGAGGCCGTAGAGGAAGCAAAGAGGAGAGGACTAAAGCTTCCAATAGTTTACAACTGTGGAGGTTACGAGAGCGTAGAAGTCTTAAAAGAACTTGAAGGACTCGTTGACATCTACATGCCCGACGTAAAAACCTTCAGTAGAGAGTTTGCCACCAAATACCTTAAAGCTCCCGACTACCCAGAAGTCGTAAAAGAAGCCGTAACTGAGATGCACAGACAGGTAGGCCACCTTGAAATTAACGAGTTCGGGATAGCTGTTAAAGGCCTAATGGTTCGCCACCTTGTTATGCCCGGCTGGACGGAGGACAGCAAGGAGATTTTAAGCTGGATAACAGAAAACCTTGGAAGAGAAACCTACGTAAACGTGATGGATCAGTACTTTCCCTACTACAAGGCCTGTGATTACGAGGAGCTCTGCCGCAGGATAACCAAAGAGGAGTTTGAGGAGGTCTATAACTTCGCAAAGAGTTTAGGTCTTAGACTCGCCGTTTAA
- a CDS encoding HEPN domain-containing protein, which translates to MIAKRYDGYCDIPIDVFYEKSRRALLLLGTIEDSNVPKELKIEARKNFVINCVTALEVFLKDMIVILLYSNEEWFYEKVKKLQKLRDIKLNLLDACKMFNKRKVSLGELIVATYSFQNIAHIEEVFSALTGEKFLDKVGKVKVEDEEGKSFVLNEKCPDWRKKLEELLNLRHRFVHQVSFKERLGLKRLKNLFECLVSFVEATEQYLLEFISCENGGVK; encoded by the coding sequence ATGATAGCGAAAAGATATGACGGATATTGTGATATACCTATAGATGTCTTTTATGAGAAAAGTCGGAGAGCCCTGCTCCTCTTAGGTACGATTGAGGATTCTAATGTTCCTAAGGAACTGAAAATAGAAGCAAGAAAGAATTTTGTGATTAATTGTGTTACCGCTCTGGAGGTCTTTTTAAAAGACATGATAGTAATTTTGTTGTATAGCAATGAAGAATGGTTTTATGAAAAGGTAAAGAAGTTACAAAAACTGAGAGATATAAAACTTAATCTTTTAGATGCTTGTAAGATGTTTAACAAACGTAAGGTTTCTTTGGGGGAACTTATTGTTGCTACTTATTCGTTTCAAAATATAGCTCATATAGAAGAAGTTTTTTCTGCTTTAACTGGAGAAAAGTTTTTAGATAAAGTGGGGAAAGTCAAAGTTGAAGATGAGGAAGGAAAAAGCTTTGTTTTGAATGAAAAGTGTCCTGATTGGAGGAAGAAGCTAGAAGAGCTTTTGAACCTTAGACATAGGTTTGTTCATCAGGTTAGTTTTAAGGAAAGGCTAGGATTAAAAAGGCTAAAGAACTTGTTTGAATGCTTAGTTAGTTTTGTGGAGGCTACGGAACAGTACCTTTTAGAGTTTATTTCTTGCGAAAACGGGGGAGTGAAGTAA
- a CDS encoding HD domain-containing protein, whose protein sequence is MEKRIHKLTFYHPKLERIWDCFNRAYLVGGFVRDRILGVRKDFTDIDIVTFDRLEEVERCVTKTLGKKPFSFEKEKRVVCYVGEDYRFDITSVEGKSIEEDLSKRDFTINAIAVDISELFLPFNDDAILIDPFGGLEDLQKGIIRPVTGGALREDPVRVVRGVRFKLQLDFSYHDSFISYAQEVAHKLSEVPVERVKEELLKILKTDRFYEALNDFDSLGALIPIFRELEELKTVPPSGLHQYNLKEHTFLTVKFLETYCLPKREEILGKYAEKIGSEEFFSRFTDADCLKFVALYHDVAKPLTMEEKDGKLTFYGHDKVGAEITADAFLRLGLGRKASRMGALIVRNHLRPFFLYELYKEGRLTERAIYRFFRDTKRYAFHTLLHSVADWMATSCEMSEKVGEFVSFIHELLSFYEERMENLKPLLSGKEIMDIKGFDRPNECIGRIKEKMLELQAVGVIKTKEDAEKFVVSFCCLEKV, encoded by the coding sequence ATGGAAAAGAGAATCCACAAACTAACTTTCTATCACCCCAAGCTGGAGAGAATTTGGGACTGTTTTAACAGGGCCTATTTGGTGGGAGGGTTTGTAAGGGACAGGATACTTGGTGTCAGGAAGGACTTTACAGATATAGATATTGTTACCTTTGACAGGTTAGAGGAGGTTGAAAGGTGCGTTACTAAAACCCTTGGTAAGAAACCCTTTTCCTTTGAAAAGGAAAAGAGGGTTGTTTGTTACGTTGGAGAGGATTATCGCTTTGACATAACGAGCGTTGAAGGCAAAAGTATTGAGGAAGACCTATCAAAGAGGGACTTTACGATAAACGCCATTGCCGTTGATATTTCGGAGCTCTTCTTGCCATTTAACGACGACGCCATTTTAATAGACCCCTTTGGTGGACTTGAGGATTTACAGAAGGGAATCATCAGGCCGGTTACGGGGGGAGCTCTTAGAGAAGACCCTGTAAGGGTAGTAAGGGGCGTTAGGTTCAAGCTTCAGCTTGACTTTTCATACCACGACTCCTTTATCAGCTACGCTCAGGAAGTAGCTCATAAACTCTCTGAAGTGCCTGTTGAGAGGGTAAAGGAGGAGCTCCTAAAAATTCTTAAAACGGACAGGTTCTATGAAGCCCTTAATGACTTTGACTCTTTGGGAGCTCTTATTCCAATTTTTAGGGAGCTTGAGGAGCTAAAAACAGTTCCCCCTTCGGGACTTCACCAGTACAACCTTAAAGAACATACCTTTTTAACCGTTAAGTTTCTTGAAACCTACTGTCTGCCAAAGAGGGAGGAGATACTCGGGAAATATGCGGAAAAGATAGGTAGTGAGGAGTTTTTCTCCCGTTTTACAGATGCCGACTGTTTAAAGTTTGTTGCCCTCTATCACGACGTTGCAAAACCTCTGACTATGGAGGAAAAGGACGGAAAACTCACCTTTTACGGCCACGATAAGGTTGGGGCAGAAATTACGGCAGACGCTTTTTTAAGGCTTGGACTTGGGAGGAAGGCCAGCAGGATGGGAGCTCTCATCGTTCGCAACCACCTTCGTCCCTTCTTCCTCTACGAGCTCTATAAAGAGGGTAGGTTAACGGAGAGGGCTATTTACAGGTTCTTCCGCGATACTAAAAGGTATGCATTCCATACTCTTCTTCACTCTGTTGCCGACTGGATGGCTACTTCTTGTGAAATGTCTGAGAAAGTAGGAGAGTTTGTTTCATTTATTCACGAGCTTCTTTCTTTTTATGAAGAGAGAATGGAGAACCTTAAACCTTTACTTTCCGGTAAAGAGATAATGGATATAAAGGGTTTTGACAGGCCAAACGAATGTATCGGCAGGATAAAGGAAAAAATGCTGGAGCTCCAAGCGGTTGGTGTAATTAAGACTAAGGAAGATGCTGAAAAGTTTGTGGTTTCTTTCTGTTGTCTTGAAAAGGTGTAA
- a CDS encoding ABC transporter ATP-binding protein yields the protein MSEIVLKAVNLRKVYETENDRVEALKGINLSLKRGEFSLLMGASGSGKSTLLHILGTLDRPTGGKVFYKDLDLFSLPEKELAFFRNKKVGFVFQFHYLINELSLVENVMIPMLLAGAPKRKAKERAEYLLQTIGLGHRLSHRPFEISGGEKQRVAIARALANDPEIVLADEPTGNLDTETAKSVLTLMKELNRKFGTTFLIATHNRELEKFADNVYFIKDGVLIA from the coding sequence ATGTCAGAAATCGTCCTTAAAGCCGTTAACCTCAGGAAAGTATACGAAACAGAAAACGATAGAGTAGAAGCCCTTAAGGGGATTAACCTATCACTTAAAAGGGGAGAGTTTTCTCTCCTCATGGGAGCTTCAGGCTCAGGGAAGTCAACCCTCCTTCACATACTTGGAACTCTTGACAGACCAACCGGTGGAAAGGTTTTCTACAAGGACTTAGACCTCTTCTCACTACCGGAAAAGGAGTTAGCCTTTTTTAGGAACAAAAAAGTTGGATTCGTATTCCAGTTTCACTACCTTATAAATGAACTGTCTCTGGTTGAGAACGTGATGATTCCAATGCTCTTAGCCGGAGCTCCCAAAAGAAAGGCCAAGGAAAGGGCAGAGTACCTGTTGCAGACTATAGGACTTGGACATAGATTATCTCACAGACCATTTGAGATTTCTGGTGGAGAAAAACAGAGAGTAGCTATTGCACGGGCCCTCGCTAACGACCCTGAGATTGTCCTTGCCGATGAGCCAACCGGCAACCTTGACACCGAAACTGCCAAGTCCGTCCTCACCCTCATGAAAGAGCTGAACCGGAAGTTCGGGACTACCTTCCTCATAGCCACCCACAACAGGGAGCTGGAAAAGTTTGCCGATAACGTATACTTTATAAAGGATGGCGTCTTAATAGCTTAA
- a CDS encoding ATP-dependent Clp protease ATP-binding subunit — protein MFERFTTKARQIIIKAKEQAVALRCEKLGTEHILLTLLKEDEITNQILAKYNISKARIQEIIISQVQPVSFDVDVNTITFSTEARRVLEHALEESKILGHAYVGPEHLFIALAKERLGLAGRILRSYGLDHYTLRREVSNLLKGIAREKKATRRSSTPNLDKFGRDLTKLAEEGKLDPVIGRDREIERVTHILARRRKNNPVLIGDPGVGKTAIVEGLALRIAKGEVPEKLKNKRIVSLDMASLIAGTKYRGQFEERLKAIVRELENNKDVILFIDEIHTLVGAGAAEGSMDASNILKPSLSRGEIQVIGATTIDEYRKYIEKDGALERRFQPVLVEEPSVEDTIEILKGLRPKFEEFHNVKITDGAIERAVKLAVRYINDRKLPDKAIDIIDEAGAKAQLQASKKDSRIESLEKEIEKVRSLKEEALAMAEYEKAHYYKQQELSLLAELEELKREQKLKQKEEKIVIDEAKVEEIVALWTGIPVQQLQEKEAEKLLKLESELHKRIVGQEEAVKAVAKAIKRSRLGIRSNTNRPIGCFLFLGPTGVGKTELAKALAEVLFGDEKAMIRLDMSEYMEKHTVSRLIGAPPGYVGYEEGGQLTEAVRRKPYTVILLDEIEKAHPDVLNILLQIMEDGRLTDGLGRTVSFTNTILIMTSNLGAKHLISSQKGLGFEVADGKEEERSFERMKSFVLEEVKKHFKPEFLNRLDGIIVFHPLTREDVKEIVRKQVEKLNEELKERNLKVHVTNRFIEYVVDKEFKKEYGARTIRRALQTLIEDRLTDEILMGRFTEGGEVVFDVTPKGRISVREKKPRKKKETTGV, from the coding sequence ATGTTTGAAAGGTTCACCACGAAAGCAAGGCAAATCATCATCAAAGCCAAGGAGCAGGCCGTTGCCTTAAGGTGCGAAAAGCTCGGAACTGAACACATCCTCCTTACACTCCTAAAGGAGGATGAGATAACGAATCAGATTCTTGCCAAGTACAACATATCAAAGGCAAGAATTCAGGAGATTATCATATCTCAGGTTCAGCCGGTCTCCTTTGACGTTGACGTAAACACAATCACCTTCTCAACAGAAGCAAGGAGAGTCCTTGAGCATGCCCTTGAAGAGTCAAAAATCTTAGGACACGCCTACGTAGGCCCCGAACACCTTTTCATCGCCCTTGCAAAGGAAAGGCTTGGACTTGCAGGTAGGATTTTAAGGAGCTACGGACTTGACCACTACACCTTAAGAAGAGAGGTCTCTAACCTCCTTAAAGGAATCGCCAGAGAGAAAAAAGCTACAAGGCGCTCTTCCACTCCAAACCTTGATAAGTTCGGAAGGGACTTAACTAAGCTTGCCGAAGAAGGAAAGCTTGACCCGGTGATTGGAAGGGACAGGGAAATTGAAAGGGTAACCCACATCCTTGCAAGGAGGCGCAAGAACAACCCTGTTCTCATAGGAGACCCCGGAGTTGGAAAGACTGCCATAGTAGAGGGACTTGCCCTAAGGATTGCAAAGGGTGAAGTGCCTGAAAAGCTCAAGAACAAGAGAATCGTCTCCCTTGACATGGCCTCCCTCATTGCCGGCACAAAGTACAGGGGTCAGTTTGAGGAAAGACTAAAGGCTATCGTCAGGGAGCTTGAGAACAACAAGGACGTAATCCTCTTTATTGACGAAATCCACACCCTTGTGGGTGCTGGAGCTGCCGAAGGTTCTATGGACGCTTCTAACATACTCAAGCCTTCTCTTTCCCGCGGTGAAATTCAGGTCATCGGTGCAACAACCATTGACGAGTACAGGAAGTACATAGAGAAGGACGGAGCTCTTGAACGCCGATTCCAGCCCGTTCTCGTAGAAGAGCCTTCTGTAGAGGACACAATTGAGATACTCAAAGGTTTAAGGCCAAAGTTTGAGGAGTTCCACAACGTCAAGATAACAGACGGAGCTATTGAGAGAGCCGTAAAGCTGGCCGTTCGCTACATAAACGACAGGAAACTCCCCGACAAGGCCATTGACATCATTGATGAGGCAGGAGCAAAAGCTCAGCTTCAGGCAAGCAAGAAAGACTCACGGATAGAGAGCTTAGAGAAAGAGATTGAGAAGGTTCGTTCCCTCAAGGAAGAAGCCCTCGCAATGGCAGAGTACGAGAAGGCCCACTACTACAAACAGCAGGAGCTCTCCCTCTTAGCAGAACTTGAAGAGCTCAAGAGAGAGCAGAAGCTCAAGCAGAAGGAAGAGAAGATAGTCATAGATGAGGCCAAAGTTGAGGAGATAGTCGCCCTCTGGACTGGTATCCCTGTCCAGCAGTTACAGGAGAAAGAGGCAGAGAAGCTCCTGAAACTTGAAAGCGAGCTCCACAAGAGAATCGTAGGTCAGGAAGAGGCCGTAAAGGCCGTCGCTAAGGCCATTAAGCGTTCAAGGCTTGGAATCAGGAGCAACACCAACAGGCCTATAGGCTGCTTCCTCTTCTTAGGTCCAACTGGCGTTGGTAAGACTGAGCTTGCCAAAGCCCTCGCAGAGGTTCTCTTTGGCGACGAGAAGGCAATGATAAGGCTTGACATGTCTGAGTACATGGAGAAGCACACAGTTTCAAGGCTAATCGGTGCTCCTCCCGGATACGTCGGCTACGAAGAAGGTGGTCAGCTTACAGAGGCTGTAAGGCGTAAACCTTACACGGTTATCCTCCTTGACGAGATTGAGAAGGCTCACCCGGACGTCCTTAACATCCTCCTTCAAATAATGGAGGACGGAAGGCTCACAGACGGACTTGGAAGAACAGTCTCATTCACAAACACCATACTGATTATGACGTCAAACCTTGGAGCTAAGCACCTCATTTCCTCACAGAAAGGTTTAGGATTTGAAGTGGCAGACGGAAAAGAGGAAGAACGCTCATTTGAGAGGATGAAGTCCTTTGTCCTTGAGGAGGTCAAGAAACACTTTAAGCCTGAGTTCTTAAACAGGCTTGACGGAATAATCGTCTTCCACCCACTTACCCGTGAGGACGTTAAGGAAATCGTCCGCAAGCAGGTTGAAAAGCTCAACGAGGAGCTCAAGGAGCGCAACCTTAAAGTTCACGTTACAAACAGGTTCATTGAGTACGTCGTTGACAAGGAGTTTAAGAAAGAGTACGGTGCAAGGACTATCCGCAGAGCTCTCCAGACCCTCATTGAGGACAGGCTCACAGACGAGATTCTCATGGGAAGGTTTACAGAGGGTGGAGAGGTCGTCTTTGACGTTACTCCAAAGGGTAGAATCTCCGTAAGGGAGAAAAAACCAAGGAAGAAAAAGGAAACTACCGGAGTGTAA
- a CDS encoding 16S rRNA (uracil(1498)-N(3))-methyltransferase — translation MRRFKVDKVKNGEAFLRGQEARHALKVLRLKKGDEIIIFDGEGKEYLAEITAASPTSVKLKVLEEININRDSPLKSILYMGITNKLQKFELAIQKSTELGVTEIVPVICQRSSNAHNIKNWEGKLRRWNEIVINAAKQCGRNILPVIHEPVRLPEIENNTELSFVLWEKGGKSFKDYESYNASSVSFLVGPEGGLDKTEIEILKEKGFKPIYLGKRILRAETAAIAGMSLVQYIWGDLG, via the coding sequence ATGAGGCGCTTTAAGGTTGACAAGGTAAAAAACGGCGAGGCCTTCCTGAGAGGACAGGAGGCCCGCCACGCCTTAAAAGTCTTAAGGCTTAAAAAAGGGGACGAGATAATCATCTTTGACGGGGAAGGAAAGGAGTACTTGGCCGAAATTACTGCAGCTTCACCAACGTCTGTGAAGCTCAAAGTCCTTGAAGAGATAAACATAAACAGGGACAGCCCCTTAAAGTCCATTCTCTACATGGGTATAACAAACAAGCTCCAGAAGTTTGAGCTGGCAATCCAGAAGTCAACGGAGCTCGGAGTTACCGAAATCGTTCCCGTAATCTGTCAACGCTCATCAAACGCCCACAACATAAAGAACTGGGAAGGAAAGTTAAGACGCTGGAACGAGATAGTTATAAACGCAGCAAAACAGTGCGGTAGGAACATCCTTCCCGTAATTCACGAACCTGTAAGGCTTCCGGAGATTGAGAACAACACGGAGCTCTCCTTCGTTCTCTGGGAAAAAGGTGGAAAGTCTTTTAAAGATTACGAGTCCTACAACGCTAGCTCCGTCTCTTTCTTAGTCGGTCCAGAAGGAGGTTTAGACAAAACGGAAATTGAAATCCTTAAAGAGAAAGGCTTTAAACCCATATACCTTGGAAAACGAATCTTAAGGGCAGAGACAGCAGCGATAGCTGGTATGAGCCTCGTCCAGTACATATGGGGAGACTTGGGATAG
- a CDS encoding macro domain-containing protein — MEVLLERSYKGVTIKVIHGDITDEDTEAIVNAANSSLKHGGGVAGAIVRKGGTVIQEESDKIGYVPVGKAVYTSAGNLKAKYVIHTVGPVWGEGNEEEKLRSAIRSALEVAEELKVKSVALPAVSTGIFGYPKESGVKVITDEVLKYIDNNPETCLKEIHFTNIDKLTSELFYGELLRRLR; from the coding sequence ATGGAAGTTCTCCTTGAAAGGAGCTACAAGGGGGTAACCATAAAGGTAATCCACGGCGATATAACGGACGAGGACACAGAGGCCATAGTAAACGCTGCAAACAGCTCTCTAAAACACGGCGGGGGAGTTGCAGGTGCAATTGTAAGGAAGGGAGGAACGGTTATACAGGAAGAGAGCGACAAAATAGGCTACGTTCCCGTAGGGAAGGCAGTTTACACCTCTGCAGGAAACCTAAAAGCAAAGTACGTAATTCACACGGTAGGCCCTGTCTGGGGAGAGGGGAACGAGGAGGAGAAACTGAGGAGCGCAATCCGTTCAGCCCTTGAGGTGGCAGAAGAGTTAAAGGTAAAGTCTGTCGCCCTGCCGGCAGTTAGCACAGGAATATTCGGATATCCCAAGGAGTCTGGCGTTAAGGTAATCACAGATGAAGTCCTAAAATATATAGACAATAACCCAGAAACCTGTTTAAAAGAAATCCACTTTACAAACATAGATAAGCTAACCTCAGAGCTCTTTTACGGGGAGCTCCTTCGCAGGCTGAGGTAA